The genomic interval GGCCAAGCAACGCAAAACTACCACGCCCTACAGACATCGGAAGAAAGTGCCGGTCACGGGGCCGCTAGGTTTTCCGGAGTCTCGCTGGTCTGACCGAATCTTAGACGAGGGGCATGACGTGTTGTGCGTGGACGGCATCTTTACAGGCTCCCGCGACGACACTCGAGATCTCGTTCACGACCCACTATTCCAAGTGGCCCGGCACGATATCATCCAGCCCTTGTGCGTCGAGGCGTACAAGATCTACACCCTTGCGGACGCGGCGTTCTCCGTGCATTGTCAGTTTGCTCCCATGCAGAAGACAAAGTTGTGATTGCATGGTGCGATTGACATGATAGGCGGGCACAAGAGGACCGGTCCCCGGATCCTCCCGGCATCGCCCGGCGCTTTGACGCCGAGAATTGATTTATCTGAAAATGGTTATCGAGTATGCCACCAAAAAGAATATTTATCGTAGGGCCTCCGCGTAGTGGCACTACACTGGTGCAGAGCCTTCTGGCAACGTCGGGTGCATTTTTAGCCTGCACTGAGTCTCACTTTCTCAGAAAGCTTCCGCACACATCCAACGCTGTCTCAGCTGTTAGGTGTTCGAAATCTTTCCTTAGTCTGCGATCATGGGCAAAAAGAAATCGATTCAAGGCCCGCCCGGAGATATTTTTCAATAAGAAAAGGGGGTTCGTGGTCTTTCAAGAGTTGCTTGATTCGGAAACCCGTATTCGCAAACTGAGCGGCTGGGTTGAGAAGACCCCCTCGCATCTTCATCAGGTTCAGTCTATAAGGGACAATATCGACAGCCCACTTTTTATTTTTACAAGAAGGTCCGCGCCTGGGAATATCGCATCGCTACATAAACTGCAACACGATTGGTATCGTGCTAACCCGGATAAACAAGATGTAGCGTATGCTGTTGGTCGTTGGGTATACGACACTGCTCTATCGGCTTGTCGTTATGGCCAAAACGATTCTTTCTGGTTCGATTATGATGAGGCGATATTAAACCCAGCGGATGCGATCGAAAAGCTAGAAACTTGGCTCAACTTAAAAGATGGTTATAAAATAAAAGAAGAAATGCTCGGCGAAGCTGCAAAACAACTTATAGATCGAGGAGAATATTGGAAAGACAATAACCTTCACTATATAATTAAGAAGAGAGAGCAATCAGGGATTGATAAGGTTGTGCAAGCCCAGTCAGAAAAAGCGCTAGATATGGTGTGTTATCTTCGTCAGGAGATGTAATGCGAATGATCTGTAACGAAACATCCCCCCCCCTCCTCCCTTTCTTGGTGCGTTAAGCATTGTCCGCGAATCCAATGAGCATTTGAGGGTATAAAACGCCATGTCGCAAGCTTCACACTACCCCTTCTCCACCTTGAATCCGTATCAGCGCCTGATGTTTGCGGGCCTCGCGGTTCATGGCTTCAGCGCCACCGGGATCGATAACGGACTCCGTGGGTTGATTGCCGAAGCCCGCTCCGGGTGCGCCAAGGTCGTTCATCTGCACTGGATCCATGGCGCGGTGACGTTTGACAAACCTTGGGGGGCATTGGCTAGGTTAAGCGTGTTTCACATTGCGATTTTAATTGCGCGTTTGCGCGGGAAACGCATTGTATGGACGGTTCACAACTTGATCAACCACGAGCGTAAGCGTGGCTGGCTCGACCGCTGGAACGCGAAGCTTGTTGCCCGAGAAGCGCATGCTATCCTCGTTCATGGCGAAAGTGCCATTGATGTAGCTGTGGCTCAGCTTGGCGTTAACAAGGAGAAGATCTACGTTGTTCACCATGGGAACTACGCAGGCGTAGTTTGTCCGCAGCCCCCACGTGCGCCCGCGGAAGGGGTGCGCTTCCTATTCTTTGGCATGATCCGGCCGTATAAGGGCGTAGAGGATCTGCTCGTCGCTTTCCGCCAGACGCCTGGGCCGCACGAACTGCATATTGCTGGGAAGGCCAGCTCGGGTGAGCTTCAGCAGGCCATCGAGGATTATGCCGCTCGAGACGCTGAGCGTGTGACTACGGAGCTTTGTTTCGTTCCGGATGGGCGACTACAGGAGCTGCTTGGCTGGAGCGATGTCGTCGTGCTGCCGTACCGAGATATCTTCACATCCGGAAGCCTTTTGATGGCGATGACCGCTGGGCGGCCGGTGGTCGCCCCCCGCGCTGGACTCATTCCTGAGTACATTGATGGTCGGGCCGCCTTTCTCTATGACCCCAACGAGCCAAATGCATTGGAGTACGCGATCGCCGAAGCTGCGCAATGTAGTCAACTGGATGACATGGCCCGGCAAGCGGCAGAGCGGGCCAAATACTTCGACTGGTCCTTGATTGGGGCCAAGTTGTCGGCGATTTACAGCGGACGGATGTAATACCAGGGGAGACCGGAAGCGCAGAATCTGCCGCAGAGTGAGTTTGGACGCATGGAGCATTTGAGATGATTCGCGGAGGCGCTATGCCAAGGATGGCGCGAGCGGTATTGCCGCGTATGCTGCACCATGTGGTGCAACGCGGGCACAACCGGCAGGTGGTGTTTGTCGGGGTCGAGGATTATGGGTGGTACATGGAGGGCCTGTGCGAGCTGAGCAGTGCGCTGGAGATTCGGGTGTACGCGTATTGTCTGATGACCAACCATGTGCATCTGCTGCTGGGGCCGGGCGAGGAGGTCGCGCCGATGGGGCGACTGATGAAGGCGCTGGCGGCGTGTGCCTCGCGGTGTCGCACTCTGCTGGAGGGGCGCTCGGGCACGTTATAGGAGGGGCGTTACAAGTCGAGCCCGGTGCAGACGGAGACCTGTCTGCTGGCCTGCACGCAGTACGTCGAGTTGAATCTGGTGCGCGCGCGTATGGTGGCGGCCGCCGGCGAGTACCCTTGGTCTAGCTACCTCCAGCGGATGGGGGAGACGGAGTGCTTGATCGACTTCGACCCGGCGTATCTCTACCTGGCGGACGAAGGGACCGAACGTCGTGAATGCTACGCCCGTTTCGTTGAGCTGGGCGTACCTCAGCAGGAGCCGACGCTGTTGCGTGAGGCCCTGCAGCGCGGCCATCTCACTGGGAACCAGCGTTTCGTGGACAAAGTGGAGCAGATCATCGGCGTGCGAATCGAGCCTCGCCGCTAGGGCCGCCCGTCATCGCGCTGGACGTGAGAAAATAAATCTATCCCCATTTCTCGATGTGCCGTTGGATTGTGGAAACATCCAGACCTATGAACTAACTGCGGAAAATAGGAAGGTTAATGTCGGGCATTTCTGTCGTGATACCGCTTTATAATAAGGCAATGACGATTGAGAGGGCGGTTCGTTCAGCACTGGCGCAAAGCGTTTCTCCAATGGAAATAATAGTGATTGATGATTGTTCTTCTGACGACAGCGCTGCGCGTTTAAAAAGAATCCCCGATCCGCGCGTTCGTTTGGTTGGTCGAACATCGCCCGGGCCAGGCGGCTACGCAGCGCGGAATCTGGGGTTAAGGTTGGCTTCCGGTGAATGGGTCGCATTCTTAGACGCCGACGATTATTGGGACGAAAATCACCTGGCGTCGCTATTGGAAGCTGCCGAAGCTGACACTCCTGTGCGCGTGGTGGCGTCTGGCGTGACGCGTGTTCGCGACGGTGAGGCACCGACGATCGATCCGTTTTCACAGGCGATGAAGACGGATGTGGAGACCATAGAGGTAGGCGCATTTCTAGCGGCGGCGTTTAGGAAAAGAAACCCCATGAAAACGTCTGCGGTGTTCATTCATCGCTCATGCGTGTTGGATTCCCAGTTGTTTCCAGAGCAGCGTACGGAGCGATCCGGAGATTTGTATGCGTGGGTCAAACTTGTTGCGAATTGTGGCCCGTTACGCCGAATTCGGACGCAGACTTGCGTTTCTGATAGGGATTCATCAACGGTTTCCCGTATGTGCGTGGCTTCACTAGACCTTCCGAGAGACATGGTCGAAGAGCTTTGTCCCAAGATGTCGGAGAAGGAGTGCTATTGGGTGCGTCGGTATGCAAATAAGATGATAAAAGATGCGTGGCTGGAGGGTGTCCGTTTGGGCCTGTATCGTGGAATGCTAATTGGTCGATGGGTTGAAGGCGGAGGGCGTCTGTACAAGATCGTTTGGAATGTGGTTTCCCTTTTCCCCGCTCGGTGGATTAATGGGCTTCGGGCACTGCGTGGCATGAGGTTTTGATGCGAGCAATCGGCTCCGATAAGGATAGATCCGAAGGGAGAGCCGTGGTTAACACTTCAGTGGCCGAGCGTTAGTGATGGAAGTTCGCTACGTTTTTATGCAATTCCCGGCGCCGTCCGAGGCGTTCGGTGCTGCAGAGATTGAGGCCTTGCGTGATGCTGGGATTGGGATCTCTGTCGGATGTATGAGGCGAAAACCGCGGAACTCGAACGGCCTGCTGGCAGAGAGGGGTTTGGCGGATCTGAGCGTCACGTACTCAGGTGTGGCGGCATTTGGTAGGGGTTTGGCTGTAATGGTGCGGAAGCCCGCGTCTGCGCTTAAGGTGATTGGCAAGTGTCTGTTGGGGACTTGGCGCTCGCCGAAAGAAATGGTGATTTCTCTTGCATTGCTGCCCAGGGCGTTCGGGATAGCGGAGGAGGCGGATGTTGAAGGCGTGGATGTGGTGCACCTGTTTTGGGGGCATTATCCGAGTTTAGTTGCCCTCGCGATTCGTGAGATGCGGTTGGGTACGAGTGTCAGCATATCGTTAGGGGCGTACGATTTGATCCGGGAATATCCACTTTCAAGGGTGGTGTCAAAAGCGGGATCGATCGTTACGCAGGCCGAGGCCAATCGTGGATGGGTTGCGCGAGTGTGTGGGGTCGGGGGCGACGATGTCCATGTCGTGTATCGAGGCGTGGCTGTCCCGCCGGACCCAGGTCCTGTAGGGAAGGAGGCTCTAATCTTGGTTGCTGAACGGTTAATCGCTCCCAAGAAAACCATTGATGCATTAAAAGTATTTGCCAAGATAGCACGGGGATATCCGGGATTGCGCTTGGAGGTGCTTGGGGATGGACCGGAAAGAGCAACGTTGGAATCGTGGGTAGAGAGAGCCGGGCTTTCGGAGCGAGTGCAATTTTTTGGACACGTTCCACACCATGAGGCGCTTTGGCGCATGGAGGTGGCTGGGGTGCTGTTAAGTATGTCGCAGTACCCGGGGGAAAGACTACCGAACGTAGTTAAAGAAGCAATGGTCCGTCGGTGCGCCTGCGTCGTGACACGAACGCCTGGTATCGAAGAGTTGGTGCGGCCGGGCTATACCGGGTTTATCGTGGAGCCGGGAGATGTCGATACGGCTGCGGTCCGGCTAAGGGAAATTCTCGGCGACGAGGCTGTCTTGGCTCGGATGGGAGGTTGTGGTCGCCGCCATATCAAAGAGTGGTTCGATCTTGAGAAAACAACGAAGCAGCGGATAGAGACTTGGGAATCGGTATTGGCGAACCGGAAATGCGGCGCAGGTATCAAGTGAACGCGGGAGGGACCGCCGCGCTGCGTCCCCTGAGCCCGCAAGCCTGAGGCGTGATGTATCGCCGTGTTGGAGCGATGAACACTGATGGCCTTGACCAAAGACTGGTGGGCTGGCTGCAGTTGAGGTTGCGACGTGGACCGGCGCAAGTGGGCCTAGAAGGCATCGGGGTCCTATGGGGCGTAACTAAGCGGCATGAGCCGAATTGGTGCATTGTCGGCTGGCACCGACGACGCAGGTGGACATCGCCGCCAAGATCCCTGGAAATTGGAGACTTCCGGGCGACAATGGTGCCGCCATGGGGGCGACCGGGCCGGAGTACATAGGTCGCGCGACACCCGAGTTAAAGCCGGGCGCAGGCCGTGCGGCGGTGCGGCGTGCCAACAGTGAATGGAACAGACCCACGAATGCGAATCACCTATCTGCATGCGTATTGGAGCACCCTCTGCCTGGCGGGTGGCGTGCGTTCGTACGACATGGCTCGGCGGATTTCCGTTCTAGCGGCGGTATTCGCATGACGCCGTTGGTGTCGGTTGTGACGCCTGTGCACAACGGGGCGGCGTTTATTCGAGAAACGATTGCCTCTGTCCAGGCGCAGACGTGGGGTGATTGGGAGCTTCTTGTTGTGGACGACGCTTCTGAGGACGATTCGGCTGAGGTCGTGGAAGCGCTGGCGGCCGAGGACGAGCGGATACGGCTGTTTCGGCTTGAGCGAAATGGAGGAGCAGCTGTAGCTCGTAATACGGCTATTGCGGCCGCGCGTGGTCGGTACATCGCGTTTCTGGATGGGGATGATTTGTGGTTGCCTCACAAGTTGGATCGGCAGCTGGCGTTCATGCGCGAGAAGGAGGCGGCATTCTCGTACGGGGCTTATGAGCGCGTTGATGAGAAAGGACGGCATCTCTCGCCAGTGGGGGTGCCTGACCGGTTGCGCTACGGAGAACTTCTGAAGACTTGTTACGTCGGGTGTTTGACGGCGATGTATGACACGAACGTGTTTGGAAAGCGGTATATGCCGTTGATTCGACGGCGGCAGGATTATGCTCTGTGGCTGGATTTGTTGCGTGACGGCGAGACGGCGATGGGCCTTAACGAAGTGTTGGGCATCTATCGAGTACGGTCTGGGTCGATTTCGGCTAACAAGGCTTCTACATCGTTGTACACATGGCGCATGTATCGGGAAGTTGAGGCGCTTTCTCTGGCGCGAAGTGCATGGTGTTTTACCCATCAGACTGGTCGAGCGGTGGTGCGACATCGGATGCCAGGGTTGGCGCGCCGGCTAGGGTGGTTACATTCGGTTGATGGGGCTTCGGCTGGCGATTGCCGCAGGCCTTGCGGGCCCTCGCAAGGACGGGATACGGAGTGATGGTAGGTCGGGTTCTGGTAACCGGAGCGACAGGCTTCGTGGGCGGCGCCGTGATTGAGCGGCTGGCGGTGGATGGCCGTCGGGTGCCGGTCGCAGCGTGTCGGCGCGGTGTCTCGGTGCCGGCGGGTGCGGAGCTGGCGGTAACGCCGTCGCTTGGCCCGGAAGCGGACTGGAGCGGCGCGCTGCAGGATGTAGAGGCCGTGGTGCATGCGGCGGCCCGCGTGCATGTGATGGACGAGGACGCCGCCGATCCGCTGGCGGAGTATCGACGCGCCAATGTGGAGGGCACGCTGGCGCTGGCGCGGCAGGCGGCGCAGGCGGGTGTGCGGCGGTTTGTGTTTGTCAGCTCCATCAAGGTGAATGGGGAGCAGACTGCGCCGGGCAGTGTGTTTTCCGTGGCGGATGCGCCGGCGCCGGTGGATCCGTACGGCGTCTCCAAGGCGGAGGCCGAGGCGGCGCTGTTTGCGCTGGGGCGCGAGACGGGGATGGAGATCGTGGCGGTGCGGCCGCCGCTGGTGTACGGCCCGGGTGTGGGCGGGAATTTCGCAAGGATGATGCAGTGGGTGGCGCGTGGTGTGCCACTGCCGCTGGGGGCGGTGGACAATCGGCGTTCGATGGTGGGTCTGGATAACCTGGTGGATCTGCTGGTGACGTGCCTGGAGCATCCGGCGGCGGCGAATCGGGTGTTTCTGGCGGGGGATGGGGAGGATCTTTCCACCACCGATCTGCTGCGCCGGGTGGCGGCGGCGATGGATCGGCGCGCGCGGCTGCTGCTGGTGCCGCCGGTGCTGTTGCGTGCCGGGGCGCGTGCGGTGGGGCGCGGGGAGATGGCGCGGCGGTTGCTGGATTCGCTGCAGGTGGATATTTCGCATACGCGGGAGACGCTTGGGTGGGAGCCTCCGGTAAGTGTGGATGAGGGGTTAAGGCGGGCGGTGGTGTCGTTGGTTGGGTAGGTTGGTGGTTTTTCCGGCTTTGGCGGGGGCTTCGCGGGCGAGCCCGCTCCCACAGGGGGTGTGATTTGGTGTAGGAGGCCAGCCCTCTGGCCGATGGGGCCTGTCCAACATCCAATCGGCCAGGGGGCTGGCCTCCTACACGGGGGGCATTGGTGTTGTGGTGTTGGGGTTAATGGGCGGCGAGTTCGTTGAAGAAGCTGGGGTTGTCGCGGATGGTGGCCAGGACCTTGGCGGCGAGTCCGGTGGGGTTTCGTCGTTTGGCTTCCCAGCTCTTGATGGTGTCGACGCTGGTTCCCATGGCCTTGGCGAGCTCGGCTTGCGAAACGTGCAATTGGGCGCGAATGGCCTTCACGTCCGCCACTTCGTGTCGGGTGATACGGCTGGCTGCTTTCCTGCCCTGTTTGATGTCGACCGCTTCTTGCAGTGATGTCTGGAGCTCGTCGTAGATGTTCATTCGAGAACTTCCTCTTTTAGTTGGGCGGTGAGTTTCTTGAGCGCAGCCTTCTCGGTGGCGGTGAGGTCGTCTTTCACATTCTTGGGGTAGGCTAGGATCAGGTAGATCGTCTCTGTGTTCGCGAGAAAGTAGATGACACGGCCGCCGCTACGCTTTCCTTGCCGCCCCAGCCCAATGCGAATCTTGCGTAATCCTCCCGTTCCCTGGATCAGGTCGCCTTTGTCGGGTTGGGCGATCAGGATGCGCTGTAGTTCCTTCAGCTCATCATCGCTGGCGATTGCCTGAAATTGCCGGGTGAATGTTGGCGTTTCAATAAATTCAATGGTATCGGGCACGTGAAGACATGTCCTTATGTCTGCGGTCCTTGGGGTACAGTGTACACCTGTTGGGGCGTGTGTCGAGTTCGATCGGGTTGGGGTGGGGCTGGTGGGGGTGATCGCGTGCGGGCCCCGCCTCTACAACGGGTATTCGGTGTAGGAGGCCAGCCCTCTGGCCGATCACCCACGCCAGCTCAATGCCCCATCGGCCAGAGGGCTGGCCTCCTACAGGGGTGGGTGGTTTTGTGATGGGGTTTGGATTAGCGTGCGGGGGATTGTGAATTGGAGGGGCTGTGATGGACGAGTGGGCCGAGCGTTTGGCGGGGTTGGGGACCGCGAGTATTGGGCGTGTGGTTGAAGGCTTGTTGCGCGGGATGGGGTATGTGCTGGTGGATGCGCCGGCGGATGGTCGCGATGTGTGGCAGGAGTATGTGGTGGCCCCGGCGCGCGGTGGCGACGATGCGCCGCGCTTGATTGTGGGGGTGGCGCGTGATCGCGACAGCGAGGTGGAGCCGCCGGAGCTGGAGGCCTTTGTCTCGGGACGCGAGGGTAGCGATCGCGGGATGTATGTGAGCCTGGCCGGGTTTGCGCCGGAGGCGCGTGAGCAGGCGGCGGAGCTGGCGATGCCGGTGATCTTGCTGGAGCCGGCGGATTTGGCGGAGCGGCTGCGCAGCCACTGGGGTGCGCTGGATGGCGAGACGCAGGCGCTGGTTGAGGGGCGTGGTTAGCGGTTTGTGTTTTCTTGGTCGAGTGTGAAGAGGGCCTTTCCTGTTGGGATGGGCCCTTTTTTGTGGGGCGGGTTTGGTGCGGTATTCGGGCGTGGGTATCGCCGAGGGGGCTCGGCTCCTACAGGGGCGGGTGTTGGCATGTGGATGGGTGGTCTTCTGGCTGATGGGGGTTATGTCTAATGCCGCATCGCGCAGGGGGCTGCGCTCCTACAAGGGGCGGGTGTGGTTGGTGTAGGAGGCCAGCCCTCTGGCCGATTTGGGTCTGTCCGGTAGCAGCGTGCGATCAGCCGGCAGGTTCCAGAAGGAGCGCGGTCAGCGGGGGCAGGTGGAGGTAGAGCGTGGCGGGGTGGCCGTTGCGCTCGATGGGTTCGGCGTGGGCGTGGGCGGGGCCGCGCGATTCGCCGCCGTAGGCCTGGGCGTCGGTGTTGAGGGCAACGCGCCAGGGACCGGGGTGCGGGGCCGGGACGGGGTGAGCGCCGCGTTCGATGGGGGTGAGGTTGAGCACGACGACGCATTCGCGGCCGTGGATGTCGCGGCGCAGGAAGCTGAGGGTGGAGTGCGAGGCGTCGTCGCAGTCCAGCCAGGAGAAGCCGTCGGGTTCGAATTCGCGGCCGTGCAGGGCGGCGTGGTCGCGGTAGACCTGGTTAAGGTCGCGCACGAGCTGCTGCAGGCCCTGGTGCAGCGGGTATTGCAGGACGTACCAGTCCAGTTCGCCATCCTCGGACCACTCCGGGCCCTGGCCGAATTCCTGGCCCATGAACAGGAGCTTCTTGCCGGGGTAGAGCCACTGCCAGGCATAGAGCAGGCGCAGGTTGGCGTGCTGTTCCCATTCGTTGCCGGGCATGCGGCCGCGCAGGCTGCGCTTGCCGTGCACGACTTCGTCGTGGGAGAAGGGCAAGACGAAGTTCTCGCTGTAGGCGTAGATCTGGCCGAAGCTGAGCTGGTTGTGGTGGTAGTGGCGGTAGATCGGGTCCATGCCGAAGTAGGTCAGGGTGTCGTGCATCCAGCCCATGTTCCATTTCATGGTGAAACCGAGTCCGCCCATGGACGGCGGGCGGCTGACGCCGGGCCACGCGGTGGATTCCTCGGCGATCATCACCACGCCCGGGTGCGCGGTCTGCACGGTCTCGTTCAGGTGGCGCAGGAAGTCGATCGCCTCCAGGTTTTCGTTGCCGCCGTGGATGTTGGGCAGCCAGTCGTGCGGTTCGCGGTCGTAGTCGCGATAGAGCATGGAGGCGACGGCGTCGACGCGCAGGCCGTCGAGGTGGAAGTCCTCGACCCAGCACAGCGCGCTGGAGAGCAGGAAGTTGCGCACCTCGGGGCGGGAATAGTTGAAGATCAGCGTGCCCCAGCCGCGGTGCTCGCCGATGCGCGGGTCTTCGTGTTCGTACAGTGCGGTGCCGTCGAAGCGGGCGAGGGCGAATTCGTCGCGCGGGAAGTGGCCGGGCACCCAGTCGAGCAGTACGCCGAGCCCGGCCTGGTGCGCCTGGTCGACGAAGTAGCGGAAATCGTCCGGGTCGCCGAAGCGCGAGGTGGGGGCGAAGAAGCCGGTGCTCTGGTAGCCCCAGGAGCCGTCGAACGGGTGTTCGGTGATCGGCAGCAACTCGAGATGGGTGAAACCCATGTCGCGGGCATAAGGCACGAGGCGCTCCGCCAGCTCGCGGTAGTTGGGCCACTGGCCCTCGGGGCTGCGCTGCCAGGAGCCGAGATGCACTTCGTAGATGCTCATCGGGCGGTGCTTCCAGCCCTCGGGATCTCGGTTCTGCAGCCAGTCGTCATCGCCCCAGGTGTAGTCGCTCTGCGGCTGGATGCGCGCGGCCGTCTCCGGGCGCAGCTGGTAGGCGCGGGCGTAGGGGTCGGTGCGGACGTGGATGGTGCCGTGGTCGCGGTTGCGGATCTCGAATTTGTACAGGGTGTCGCGGTCCAGCCCCGGGATGAACAGCTCCCAGATGCCGCTGCCCGGGTGCACGGTCATCGGGTGGCAACGGCCATCCCAGCGGTTGAAGTCGCCGACGACGGAGGCGCGCTCGGCGTTCGGGGCCCATACGGCGAAGCGCACGCCGTCGATCCCGTCGCGGGTCTCCGGGTGGGCGCCGAGCATGCGGTGGGCGTGCCAGTGCCGGCCTTCGGCGAACAGGTGGCGGTCGAACTCGGGGATGTCCGGGGTGAAGCTCCACGGGTCAACGGTTTGTAATGTCTGCGTGCCACCCTCGGGCTTCCAGCGGAGTTCGGGGTGCGCGGGGAGGGCATTCAGCTTGCCCTGCCAGGTGAAGAGCCCCGGGATTTTGGTACTGGGTGTGAGCGGTTCGTCGGATCCGCCCGAAAGTGTGATCGAGGCCTCGCTGGCGTGCGGCAGCCAGCCACGGTAGCAGGCAGTCTCTTGATCCAGCGCATGAAGGCCCAGGACGCTGTGTGGATCATGGAGGCGCGCCTCCGGCAAACGCGCGAGGGTTTCGGCAACGGGTGTGATGCATTTGCTGGAGGCTGTTGTCATACTCGAATCACGCTCGGTGTTTGATCGGGGTCACAGCCCCGGAGAGGTTTAATGGCAAGGATGGGTGCATGAATCCGCAACCGCAACGTTTTGTTAGTCGTCTGACCCGCGAGACCCTGGCTCTGATCCTCGCCGGTGGGCGCGGATCGCGGCTGAAGCAGCTGACGCTCTGGCGGGCCAAGCCGGCCGTACCGTTCGGCGGCAAGTTCCGCATCATCGACTTTCCACTGTCCAACTGTATCAACTCGGGCATCCGTCAGGTGGCGGTGCTGACGCAGTACAAGGCGCATTCGCTGATCCAGCATATCCAGCGCGGCTGGAGCTTCCTGCGCGGGGAGTTCGGCGAGTTTATCGAGCTGTTGCCGGCGCAGCAGCGCATCGAGACGTCCTGGTACCAGGGTACGGCGGACGCGGTGTACCAGAACATCGACATTATCCGTCAGCACGCGCCAAGTTACGTGCTGATCCTGGCCGGGGACCACATCTACAAGATGGACTACGGCCAGATGATCGCCTTCCACGTGGAGAGCGGGGCGGACATGACGGTGGGCTGCCTGGAGGTGGAGCGTGAACGCGCCAAGGCCTTCGGGGTGATGGGCGTCGATGCCGCGAGCCGCATTACCTCGTTTGCGGAGAAGCCGGATGACCCGGCGAGCATCCCGGGCAAGAGCACCCATTCGCTGGCCTCGATGGGGATCTACGTGATCAACACGCAGTTCCTGTTCGAGCAGCTGATCAAGGACGCGGATGACACCTTCTCCACGCACGATTTCGGCAAGGACATCATCCCCGGCATCATCGATCGCTATCAGGTGATGGCCTACCCGTTCCGCGACGAGCAGGGCGTGCGCCAGGGCTACTGGCGTGATGTCGGCACGATCGACTCCTACTGGCAGGCGAACCTGGAACTGATCGGGGTGACCCCCGAACTGAATCTGTA from Thioalkalivibrio sp. ALJ12 carries:
- the glgB gene encoding 1,4-alpha-glucan branching protein GlgB, producing the protein MTTASSKCITPVAETLARLPEARLHDPHSVLGLHALDQETACYRGWLPHASEASITLSGGSDEPLTPSTKIPGLFTWQGKLNALPAHPELRWKPEGGTQTLQTVDPWSFTPDIPEFDRHLFAEGRHWHAHRMLGAHPETRDGIDGVRFAVWAPNAERASVVGDFNRWDGRCHPMTVHPGSGIWELFIPGLDRDTLYKFEIRNRDHGTIHVRTDPYARAYQLRPETAARIQPQSDYTWGDDDWLQNRDPEGWKHRPMSIYEVHLGSWQRSPEGQWPNYRELAERLVPYARDMGFTHLELLPITEHPFDGSWGYQSTGFFAPTSRFGDPDDFRYFVDQAHQAGLGVLLDWVPGHFPRDEFALARFDGTALYEHEDPRIGEHRGWGTLIFNYSRPEVRNFLLSSALCWVEDFHLDGLRVDAVASMLYRDYDREPHDWLPNIHGGNENLEAIDFLRHLNETVQTAHPGVVMIAEESTAWPGVSRPPSMGGLGFTMKWNMGWMHDTLTYFGMDPIYRHYHHNQLSFGQIYAYSENFVLPFSHDEVVHGKRSLRGRMPGNEWEQHANLRLLYAWQWLYPGKKLLFMGQEFGQGPEWSEDGELDWYVLQYPLHQGLQQLVRDLNQVYRDHAALHGREFEPDGFSWLDCDDASHSTLSFLRRDIHGRECVVVLNLTPIERGAHPVPAPHPGPWRVALNTDAQAYGGESRGPAHAHAEPIERNGHPATLYLHLPPLTALLLEPAG
- the glgC gene encoding glucose-1-phosphate adenylyltransferase, which codes for MNPQPQRFVSRLTRETLALILAGGRGSRLKQLTLWRAKPAVPFGGKFRIIDFPLSNCINSGIRQVAVLTQYKAHSLIQHIQRGWSFLRGEFGEFIELLPAQQRIETSWYQGTADAVYQNIDIIRQHAPSYVLILAGDHIYKMDYGQMIAFHVESGADMTVGCLEVERERAKAFGVMGVDAASRITSFAEKPDDPASIPGKSTHSLASMGIYVINTQFLFEQLIKDADDTFSTHDFGKDIIPGIIDRYQVMAYPFRDEQGVRQGYWRDVGTIDSYWQANLELIGVTPELNLYDSDWPIWTYQEQLPPAKFVFDDDDRRGMAIDSMVSGGCIISGSTIRHSLLFSNVQVNAGSTVEDSVILPSVKVGEDCVIQKAVIDKGCRVPDGTQIGVDDEADARDYYISPEGVRVVTPEMLGQATHHVR